Proteins encoded together in one Chitinophaga varians window:
- a CDS encoding SprT-like domain-containing protein — MKKEAPLHALASYLPEGTFDQVMEFLQVYKVHLTITRERQSILGDYRHPDGNGKGHRISINGSLNRYSFLITLLHEIAHLTTFNKYANRVPAHGKEWKQEFSDILRGFVGKGYLPHDVEQAVRQSMTNPAASSCADENLMRVLRNYDDRKDTHFLVEQLPLHQLFKTKDGRIFRKGERIRKRYRCEEVASKRIYLFSPVYEVEVLN, encoded by the coding sequence GTGAAAAAAGAGGCGCCCCTGCATGCATTAGCGTCCTATTTGCCCGAAGGCACCTTTGACCAGGTGATGGAGTTTTTACAGGTATATAAAGTCCATCTCACCATCACCCGGGAAAGGCAAAGCATACTGGGTGACTACCGTCACCCCGATGGAAATGGAAAAGGACACCGGATCAGCATCAACGGATCGCTGAACAGGTATTCTTTTCTTATTACCTTACTGCATGAAATCGCTCACCTTACCACCTTTAACAAATACGCCAACCGGGTACCGGCACATGGCAAGGAATGGAAACAGGAATTTTCTGACATTCTCCGCGGCTTTGTAGGCAAAGGATACCTGCCACATGACGTGGAACAGGCCGTACGCCAGAGCATGACCAACCCCGCGGCCAGCAGCTGCGCCGACGAAAACCTGATGCGTGTGCTCCGTAATTACGACGACCGCAAAGACACGCACTTCCTTGTAGAACAGCTCCCCCTGCATCAACTCTTCAAAACCAAAGACGGCCGCATCTTCCGCAAAGGAGAAAGAATAAGAAAACGCTACCGCTGTGAAGAGGTAGCGTCTAAACGTATTTATCTGTTCAGTCCTGTCTACGAAGTAGAAGTGCTGAACTAG
- a CDS encoding polymer-forming cytoskeletal protein → MFNNKSNSKGDSKNLLPTSTINIIGSGTSIQGDIVCEGDIRIDGQVNGLVSTKAKIVVGPEGDITGDLVCQSADILGKVTGIIKVEELLFLKGNALVKGDVYTAHFEMEPTAKFNGRCYMDDQQPETQKHGKSVLQEAE, encoded by the coding sequence ATGTTTAATAACAAATCAAACTCTAAGGGTGATAGCAAGAACCTGTTACCCACGTCGACTATTAACATTATAGGCAGCGGCACTTCTATCCAGGGCGATATCGTATGTGAAGGAGATATCCGGATAGACGGCCAGGTAAACGGGCTGGTGTCCACCAAAGCTAAAATCGTGGTAGGTCCGGAAGGCGACATTACCGGCGACCTGGTATGTCAGAGCGCAGACATCCTCGGTAAAGTGACCGGTATCATCAAAGTGGAAGAGCTGTTGTTCCTGAAAGGGAATGCACTCGTAAAGGGAGATGTGTATACTGCTCATTTCGAAATGGAGCCTACTGCCAAGTTCAACGGCCGTTGCTACATGGACGACCAGCAGCCAGAAACGCAGAAACATGGAAAATCCGTCCTCCAGGAAGCCGAATAA
- a CDS encoding AtpZ/AtpI family protein, whose product MRYAGLAFQMMTTLGLGVFAGYKLDQKMGWRFPLFLIIFSLLALAILLWQIIKDTRR is encoded by the coding sequence ATGCGCTATGCCGGACTGGCGTTTCAAATGATGACCACATTAGGGTTGGGAGTGTTTGCGGGGTACAAGCTGGACCAGAAAATGGGCTGGCGGTTCCCCCTGTTCCTGATCATTTTTTCTTTATTGGCTTTAGCCATACTTTTGTGGCAAATTATAAAAGACACCCGTCGGTAA